The Schistocerca gregaria isolate iqSchGreg1 chromosome 1, iqSchGreg1.2, whole genome shotgun sequence genome includes a window with the following:
- the LOC126275587 gene encoding serine/arginine-rich splicing factor 11, producing MKMTAGNTKVVQITNIAPQATRDQMQTLFGYLGKIEDIRLYPTIRDVAVPVQSRICYVKFHDPVCVQVAQHMTNTVFIDRALIVIPFQNEIPDEQKALELTNQGTSLFPTAEPKLPPNVTNQLEGVPPNQVITTHDPKLIANGLPPYPPLPATLDSRKIEEIRRTLIVTNIEQSLGAQDLMEFFSTAGEVKYMRFGNREGDMERYLLIEFTDQATIIPALKLSGKDVNGRPIKVYHSTQAIVKPQAKSNEAAQKEIEEAMTRVKEAQNLISAAIDPVIGLLAKEKKRSRSGSRGRRSRSLSRGRRRSRSRSRRSRSRSRRRSRNRGRSRSRRSRSRSSKHSRSRSRKRKSRSPGRRRRSRSRSRSRSRRRSRSRSRRSKSKSSKSHDKSKDKKEDKKDSKKESSKKDKEADSETKADSSSNAEKETSDQTAIQNSDTKDHDKDKDQDKDKDKDKDKDKDRDRDKEKDKDKDKSKSRSKEKSKDKSSREKSKSSRGRSSSRSKSRHRSPRRKSRSPRKKSRSPSRRKSPSRRRSSSRSRRKSRSPRRSHSKHSPSRKRSRSRSRSRRDSDKKREKEKSSDDRKDKDKDKDKDRESDRDKKKKDKKEHAEKESDSGSSSKVPRNYDEEEEGFDTNERDKGDKSEKSNTKAVEQSNTGETVANKGVSEKVGDGNSSQADGLSDGKDSRTPNGKVQQREMQEAGQSDADDMDISTSP from the coding sequence ATGAAGATGACGGCAGGAAACACCAAAGTCGTTCAAATAACAAATATTGCGCCACAGGCAACAAGAGATCAAATGCAAACATTATTTGGATATTTAGGAAAGATAGAAGATATTCGCCTATATCCTACAATTCGTGATGTTGCTGTTCCTGTACAGTCTCGCATTTGCTATGTGAAATTCCATGATCCAGTTTGTGTTCAAGTTGCACAGCATATGACAAACACAGTGTTTATAGACCGTGCACTTATAGTTATtccattccagaatgaaattccaGATGAACAGAAGGCACTGGAGCTAACAAATCAAGGAACCAGTCTTTTTCCAACAGCAGAACCAAAACTTCCACCAAATGTAACAAATCAGCTGGAGGGTGTACCACCAAACCAAGTTATTACCACACATGATCCAAAACTGATTGCCAATGGTCTACCGCCATATCCTCCTCTTCCGGCAACATTAGACTCGAGGAAAATAGAGGAGATACGAAGAACATTAATTGTAACAAATATTGAACAGTCTTTAGGTGCGCAAGATCTAATGGAGTTTTTTTCCACTGCTGGCGAAGTGAAATATATGAGATTTGGTAACAGAGAAGGGGATATGGAGCGATATTTGCTTATTGAATTCACAGATCAGGCTACCATAATTCCAGCACTGAAACTTAGTGGGAAAGATGTAAATGGAAGGCCGATAAAAGTTTATCACTCGACACAAGCTATTGTGAAACCACAAGCTAAAAGTAATGAGGCTGCACAGAAAGAAATTGAGGAAGCAATGACTAGAGTAAAAGAAGCCCAGAATTTAATTTCAGCTGCCATTGACCCTGTCATTGGTCTACTagcaaaggaaaaaaaacgaaGTCGCAGTGGATCTAGAGGGCGACGATCCAGGTCACTTTCCCGCGGAAGGAGGAGATCAAGATCCCGTAGCAGAAGATCACGTTCAAGATCAAGAAGACGATCCCGCAATAGGGGCCGATCAAGATCTAGGCGTTCACGCTCTAGATCATCGAAACATTCACGCTCAAGGTCAAGGAAGAGGAAATCCCGTAGTCCAGGAAGAAGGCGCAGAAGCCGCTCTAGAAGTCGTTCTAGAAGCAGAAGACGCTCACGTTCCAGATCAAGGCGGTCAAAGTCAAAATCTTCAAAAAGTCATGATAAATCAAAAGACAAGAAAGAAGATAAGAAAGACTCCAAAAAAGAGAGCTCTAAGAAGGATAAAGAGGCTGACAGTGAGACCAAAGCAGACAGCTCAAGCAATGCAGAAAAGGAAACCTCTGATCAAACTGCTATACAGAACTCTGACACAAAAGATCACGATAAAGATAAAGATCAAGATAAGGATAAGGATAAGGACAAAGACAAGGACAAGGACAGGGACAGGGACAAAGAAAAAGACAAAGATAAAGACAAGTCTAAAAGTAGGAGTAAGGAGAAAAGTAAAGATAAGAGTTCTCGTGAGAAATCAAAATCATCAAGAGGAAGATCATCATCACGTTCAAAGTCACGACATCGATCTCCACGGAGAAAAAGCCGTTCGCCACGGAAGAAAAGCCGGTCTCCTTCTCGAAGAAAAAGCCCATCTCGACGTAGAAGTTCATCTCGGTCCCGCAGAAAAAGTCGGTCACCTCGCAGAAGTCACAGCAAACATTCGCCATCACGTAAGCGGTCCCGAAGTCGCTCAAGATCCAGAAGAGATTCTgacaaaaagagagagaaagaaaagagcAGTGATGACAGGaaagacaaagacaaagacaaagatAAAGACAGAGAAAGCGATAGGGACAAGAAGAAGAAAGATAAGAAAGAACACGCGGAGAAAGAAAGTGATTCTGGATCCTCTTCAAAAGTTCCACGGAACTATGATGAGGAGGAAGAAGGTTTCGATACAAATGAACGGGATAAAGGGGATAAAAGTGAAAAGAGTAATACAAAAGCTGTTGAACAGAGCAACACGGGAGAAACAGTTGCTAACAAAGGTGTTTCAGAAAAAGTGGGTGATGGAAACTCCTCTCAGGCTGATGGACTATCAGATGGAAAGGATAGTAGAACTCCAAATGGGAAGGTACAGCAAAGGGAGATGCAGGAGGCGGGACAAAGTGATGCAGATGATATGGACATTTCTACTTCTCCTTAG